A genome region from Chlorobaculum tepidum TLS includes the following:
- a CDS encoding sugar phosphate nucleotidyltransferase, protein MSLAIVIMAAGKGTRMKSALPKVLHEANGKPLVAYVIEKSQALDPDKIVLIIGHQAELVRAATAGFPFDYALQEPQLGTGHAIMQAEPFLKDFSGEIIILSGDAPLFTGRTLRELIDFHRSRQAVATVLTAEMDDPTGYGRIIRSDAGEEVLRIVEQKDATEEEKAVTEINSGVYVFNANELFSALHGITNKNAQGEYYLTDVFGICFGKGKKVCAFKVADANEIRGINTPEQLREAELLLQGEKYC, encoded by the coding sequence ATGAGCCTGGCAATCGTCATCATGGCCGCCGGTAAAGGCACGCGAATGAAATCGGCTCTCCCGAAGGTACTGCACGAGGCCAATGGCAAACCGCTCGTGGCGTATGTCATCGAAAAATCGCAGGCGCTCGATCCCGACAAGATCGTGCTCATCATCGGCCATCAGGCCGAGCTGGTTCGGGCTGCAACCGCCGGTTTTCCGTTCGATTATGCCTTGCAGGAGCCTCAACTCGGCACCGGCCACGCCATCATGCAGGCTGAACCGTTCCTGAAAGATTTCAGCGGAGAGATTATCATCCTCTCGGGAGACGCGCCGCTCTTCACCGGGCGCACACTCAGAGAGCTGATCGACTTCCATCGTTCGCGGCAAGCTGTCGCCACGGTACTGACCGCCGAGATGGACGACCCAACAGGATACGGGCGGATCATCAGAAGTGATGCGGGCGAAGAGGTGCTCAGAATCGTCGAGCAGAAAGATGCCACGGAAGAAGAAAAAGCGGTAACTGAAATCAACTCCGGCGTTTACGTCTTCAACGCCAACGAGCTGTTTTCCGCCCTGCACGGCATCACCAACAAAAACGCCCAAGGGGAGTACTATCTCACCGATGTGTTCGGTATCTGCTTTGGAAAAGGCAAAAAAGTGTGCGCCTTCAAGGTAGCCGATGCCAACGAAATCCGCGGCATCAACACCCCCGAACAACTCAGGGAAGCAGAACTGCTCCTGCAAGGCGAAAAGTATTGCTGA
- the panD gene encoding aspartate 1-decarboxylase, which produces MKLHMLKSKIHNAIVTSGDLEYEGSITIDKELLDMADMIANEKVLVVNNNNGERFETYIIEGTRGLREIQLNGAAARCALPGDEIIIMTFAEMEPEEARNWKPMIVIVDRMNNPKRRHRVGSEDEYLG; this is translated from the coding sequence ATGAAATTACACATGCTCAAATCCAAGATCCACAACGCCATTGTCACCAGTGGAGACCTGGAATACGAAGGAAGCATCACCATCGACAAGGAGCTGCTTGACATGGCCGATATGATCGCCAATGAAAAGGTGCTGGTTGTCAATAACAACAACGGTGAGCGATTCGAGACTTACATCATCGAGGGAACACGCGGACTGCGCGAAATCCAGCTCAATGGCGCGGCGGCCCGTTGCGCGCTGCCCGGCGACGAGATCATCATCATGACCTTCGCCGAAATGGAACCGGAAGAGGCGCGCAACTGGAAACCGATGATTGTCATCGTTGACCGGATGAACAATCCGAAGCGACGCCACCGGGTAGGTTCCGAAGACGAATATCTTGGCTGA
- the lptC gene encoding LPS export ABC transporter periplasmic protein LptC has protein sequence MNFRRTTFFSLAIVFGAAGCSAPKKEARTPAAAVYAKDMPSQESWNVTLVVSDNGRTKTIVSARHAAEYRQGEKQEIRLDGGINVQLINRDGSVTLITAGRGIVHDNQDIEAFDNVVIRSADNTVIRTEHISRSSSNRMIRSDKYVTISGPSRTIRGYGFESDDAMKRYRIFHASGEALSK, from the coding sequence TTGAATTTTCGCCGGACAACTTTTTTTTCTCTGGCAATAGTGTTCGGTGCCGCTGGCTGTAGTGCTCCCAAAAAGGAGGCTCGCACGCCGGCGGCTGCTGTTTACGCAAAAGATATGCCTTCCCAGGAAAGCTGGAATGTCACCCTGGTGGTTTCTGACAATGGCAGAACCAAAACGATTGTCAGCGCCCGTCATGCAGCTGAATACCGTCAGGGAGAGAAACAGGAAATCCGGCTCGATGGAGGAATCAACGTACAACTGATCAACCGTGATGGCAGCGTAACCCTGATAACGGCAGGTCGAGGCATCGTGCATGACAATCAGGATATCGAAGCATTCGATAACGTCGTCATCCGTTCAGCGGACAACACGGTCATTCGCACCGAACATATCTCCCGATCAAGCAGCAACCGTATGATACGGTCCGACAAATATGTCACCATTTCAGGCCCCTCCCGTACCATACGAGGCTATGGCTTTGAAAGCGATGACGCCATGAAACGGTACAGGATTTTCCATGCCAGCGGTGAAGCCTTATCAAAATAA
- a CDS encoding OmpH family outer membrane protein: MSDFKGIKKAVSGFLFMSLTLGMSFSAPQAFAADNAQKIGVVDYGKIFQMMPETKAADQTLQAMKNQSNAELAKQQSALQSAIQAYQKERKPNAVKEKELRAQEENLQKSALEKQRLLAQKEQALIIPIRQKIDVAVATVAKKDGYSMIFDKNARVYGDEQSDITYKVLDKLNIK; encoded by the coding sequence ATGTCAGATTTCAAAGGAATCAAAAAAGCGGTATCAGGATTTCTGTTCATGTCGCTCACGCTCGGTATGAGCTTCTCGGCTCCACAGGCTTTTGCTGCCGATAATGCCCAGAAAATAGGCGTGGTCGATTATGGCAAGATTTTCCAGATGATGCCGGAAACCAAAGCCGCCGACCAGACCCTCCAGGCGATGAAAAACCAGAGCAACGCAGAGCTTGCCAAACAGCAGAGCGCGCTCCAGAGCGCCATCCAAGCTTATCAGAAAGAAAGGAAACCAAACGCAGTGAAAGAGAAAGAGCTTCGCGCTCAAGAGGAGAACCTGCAGAAAAGCGCTTTGGAAAAACAGAGGCTGCTCGCTCAGAAAGAGCAGGCGCTTATCATTCCTATCCGTCAGAAAATCGACGTCGCCGTTGCCACGGTCGCCAAAAAAGACGGGTACAGCATGATTTTCGACAAGAACGCCCGTGTGTACGGCGATGAGCAGTCCGATATCACCTACAAGGTGCTCGACAAGTTGAACATCAAGTAA
- the dprA gene encoding DNA-processing protein DprA, with protein MTTTPEPGAALLLLIVSQLPGIGPSRARALLNRFGATPALLEADYDALRQIPGIGETTARETAERLANPAWRDKAREKGENQLARAERLEASVITILDPAYPPLLKEIYDPPLLLFARGNPEALCVPSLAVVGTRKATAYGKQATEFICREMVNNGYAILSGLAYGIDMMAHRAAVESNGVTIAVLGCGIDRIYTDPAGRLWPRILERGAIVSEEWIGIKPEPGNFPRRNRLIAGLAQGTLIVESDIKGGSMITASYALEQNREVFAIPGSIFSGTSRGTNYLIQQNHAKPVFSAEDILAELNPAQHPALKTHPEASEPFDLNIEESCIVEALQSGAMHIDLIAEKTGLKIDALLVHLFELELKRIIEQEPGQIFRKRTP; from the coding sequence ATGACCACAACCCCTGAGCCAGGCGCAGCGCTTTTGCTGCTCATCGTTTCGCAGCTTCCCGGCATCGGCCCCTCGAGAGCTCGCGCCCTGCTGAACCGTTTCGGTGCGACCCCCGCACTCCTCGAAGCGGACTATGATGCCCTGCGCCAGATTCCCGGCATTGGAGAGACCACCGCCCGCGAAACCGCCGAGCGGCTCGCAAACCCGGCGTGGCGCGACAAAGCGCGCGAGAAGGGGGAAAATCAGCTCGCACGGGCGGAACGGCTGGAAGCCTCGGTCATCACGATTCTCGACCCGGCTTATCCACCACTCCTGAAAGAGATTTACGATCCGCCACTTCTGCTTTTCGCTCGCGGCAATCCCGAGGCGCTCTGCGTGCCCTCGCTCGCCGTCGTCGGCACCCGCAAGGCCACGGCATACGGCAAGCAGGCCACCGAGTTCATCTGCCGCGAAATGGTAAACAACGGTTACGCCATCCTCAGCGGCCTGGCATACGGCATCGACATGATGGCGCACCGCGCAGCGGTGGAGAGTAATGGCGTGACGATCGCCGTGCTTGGATGCGGCATTGACCGCATCTACACCGACCCCGCCGGGCGACTCTGGCCGAGGATACTCGAACGAGGCGCGATCGTCTCGGAAGAGTGGATCGGCATCAAGCCCGAACCGGGCAATTTTCCGCGAAGAAACCGCCTGATCGCCGGCCTGGCCCAAGGCACGCTGATCGTCGAATCGGACATCAAGGGCGGCTCGATGATCACGGCGTCCTATGCCCTCGAACAGAATCGCGAAGTATTTGCTATACCGGGAAGTATTTTTTCAGGCACCTCACGCGGCACCAACTACCTCATCCAGCAAAACCATGCCAAGCCGGTATTTTCCGCTGAAGACATTCTCGCCGAACTCAACCCAGCGCAACATCCTGCGCTGAAAACACATCCCGAAGCTTCCGAACCGTTCGACCTGAACATCGAGGAGTCGTGCATCGTCGAAGCGCTTCAGTCAGGCGCAATGCATATCGACCTGATCGCTGAAAAAACCGGTCTGAAGATAGACGCCCTTCTGGTGCATCTGTTCGAGCTTGAGCTAAAACGGATCATAGAGCAGGAGCCCGGGCAGATTTTCAGGAAACGTACCCCCTGA
- a CDS encoding polyprenyl synthetase family protein: MSSPITQAQVESKYRQYHAKINEALAACFPKEKPATLYDPARYILEGKGKRIRPFLTLLAAEAVSGKSDNALGVALGIEVLHNFTLMHDDIMDQADLRHGRPTVHKQWNVNAAILSGDMMIAYAYELALKAISSRHAEIIHIFNDANITICEGQALDMELEQRKDVTIADYLDMISKKTGRLISAALEAGGVAGDGTPEQIAALVTFGEKIGRAFQIQDDYLDIMAGDGKSGKVPGGDVINGKKTWLLLRSLELAEGADRELLQSIFDNNGTSPDNVPAVKAIFEKCGVLNETRAKINEDTEAALAALDALPFEEGRGYLRGFANILMKRDF, translated from the coding sequence ATGTCCTCACCGATTACCCAAGCACAGGTTGAAAGCAAGTACCGGCAATACCATGCAAAGATCAACGAAGCGCTTGCCGCCTGCTTTCCGAAAGAGAAGCCGGCAACCCTTTACGACCCTGCGCGCTACATTCTCGAAGGAAAGGGTAAGCGAATCCGTCCGTTCCTGACTTTGCTTGCCGCCGAAGCGGTCAGCGGCAAGTCCGACAACGCGCTTGGCGTTGCCCTCGGTATCGAGGTGCTGCACAACTTCACCCTGATGCACGACGACATCATGGACCAGGCCGATCTGCGCCATGGCCGTCCCACCGTGCACAAGCAGTGGAATGTCAACGCGGCGATTCTTTCGGGTGACATGATGATCGCCTACGCCTACGAGCTGGCACTCAAGGCGATCAGTTCGCGCCACGCCGAAATAATCCACATCTTCAACGATGCCAACATCACGATCTGCGAAGGGCAGGCGCTCGACATGGAGCTCGAACAGCGCAAGGATGTCACCATCGCCGACTACCTCGACATGATCTCCAAAAAGACGGGGCGACTCATCTCGGCGGCGCTCGAAGCGGGCGGCGTTGCGGGCGACGGCACGCCGGAGCAGATCGCAGCGTTGGTCACCTTCGGCGAAAAGATCGGACGAGCTTTCCAGATTCAGGATGACTATCTCGACATCATGGCCGGAGACGGCAAGTCGGGCAAGGTGCCGGGCGGCGACGTCATCAACGGCAAAAAGACCTGGCTGCTGCTCCGTTCGCTCGAACTGGCCGAAGGCGCTGACCGCGAGCTTTTACAATCGATCTTCGACAACAACGGCACCTCGCCCGACAACGTCCCAGCGGTCAAGGCGATCTTCGAGAAGTGCGGTGTGCTCAACGAGACCAGGGCGAAAATCAACGAGGATACCGAAGCAGCGCTGGCAGCGCTCGACGCCCTTCCGTTCGAGGAGGGACGCGGCTATCTGAGAGGCTTTGCCAACATTCTCATGAAGCGCGATTTCTGA
- the fni gene encoding type 2 isopentenyl-diphosphate Delta-isomerase: protein MQEASAAITAERKHSHVDICLNRPVCFDGQDTGLDSWRFEHNAAPEVDFAQIDLSTEFLGHAIGLPLMISSMTGGYGNALALNRALGEAAERFRIPLGVGSMRQALEGSSHRESFSVVRSSAPSVPIFANIGAPEVAAGLSRDQLSTLIDLIEANGLIVHLNPAQELFQPEGGTDFSGFLDRLHDITATIGVPVIAKEVGCGISATVARKLADAGVRAIDVAGAGGISWQKVEECRYLDRFGHEERFSPSALDEFLNWGIPTAECLTSIQTLKRQNPEYDALSVISSGGIRNGLDIAKSIALGANIAASAQHLLKALHSGTLEETIRTWANDLRAAMFLTGSATIEQLKHARIYRKP, encoded by the coding sequence ATGCAAGAAGCCAGCGCAGCCATAACCGCCGAACGCAAGCATAGCCACGTCGATATCTGCCTTAACCGGCCGGTCTGTTTCGACGGGCAGGATACTGGTCTTGATTCCTGGAGATTTGAGCACAACGCCGCGCCCGAAGTCGATTTTGCGCAGATCGACCTTTCGACGGAGTTTCTCGGCCATGCTATCGGTTTGCCGCTGATGATCTCTTCGATGACCGGAGGTTACGGTAATGCACTCGCCCTGAACCGTGCTCTTGGCGAAGCGGCCGAGCGCTTCCGCATCCCGCTCGGCGTGGGCAGCATGCGCCAGGCGCTCGAAGGTTCATCGCATCGCGAAAGCTTCTCGGTCGTGCGTTCGTCGGCTCCCTCGGTGCCGATCTTCGCCAATATCGGCGCGCCCGAAGTAGCCGCCGGACTGAGCCGTGATCAGCTCTCGACATTGATCGATCTGATCGAGGCCAACGGGCTCATCGTGCATCTCAATCCGGCGCAGGAGCTGTTCCAGCCGGAGGGCGGCACCGACTTCAGCGGATTTCTCGACCGGCTGCACGACATCACCGCCACCATCGGCGTGCCGGTCATCGCCAAGGAGGTGGGCTGCGGCATCTCGGCGACCGTCGCCCGGAAACTCGCCGACGCGGGCGTCAGGGCCATCGACGTGGCCGGAGCGGGCGGCATCAGCTGGCAGAAGGTCGAAGAGTGTCGCTACCTCGACCGCTTCGGCCACGAGGAGCGCTTCAGCCCATCGGCGCTCGATGAATTTCTGAACTGGGGCATCCCGACCGCCGAGTGCCTAACCAGTATCCAGACGCTGAAACGGCAAAACCCGGAGTACGACGCACTCAGCGTCATCTCGTCGGGCGGCATCCGCAACGGACTCGACATCGCCAAATCAATCGCACTCGGCGCCAACATCGCGGCCTCCGCGCAGCACCTGCTCAAGGCCCTGCACTCGGGGACGCTTGAAGAGACGATCCGGACATGGGCAAACGATCTTCGGGCGGCCATGTTCCTGACCGGATCGGCCACCATCGAACAGCTTAAACACGCACGAATCTACCGTAAACCCTGA
- a CDS encoding ABC transporter permease, with translation MFRTLFDIAIRHILGRKRQTLTTMLAVSVSTMVLITTISLTRGLLDSFTETIIDAAPHIRIKGEKIDPMPTNLFDSLAVSRKAFVTDNIGRDEPEEVRNYGRILDIVSSQAFSGKVVAASPFVESQIIAVKGNRTQPVVLKGVDIDREDRISHIGRSLTSGDLVLFRKTPDALLVGSSVATDLGVELNDQVTIITPDGRSRQGKVTGIFFTGINAADNTILSSLKLGQIVEGMPPNKVTGIALKVVDPLNDAPLARDLERMTGYRCLTWQEENASVLVLFKRIGSIVLSLVGFVGVVSGFGVANILVTTVFEKSRDIAVMKSFGFSSAQMVGLFVFEGFLVGLGGALTGGILATGSIGFLASLHIESSQGPLTKSGFSMSWNPWYFFFVIVVTVIISTIAAAIPSLRAARLEPVTVLRESNL, from the coding sequence ATGTTCAGAACCCTGTTCGATATAGCCATCAGGCACATTCTCGGGCGCAAGCGCCAGACGCTGACCACTATGCTTGCTGTCTCTGTCAGTACGATGGTGCTCATCACCACCATTTCGCTGACGAGAGGGCTGCTCGATTCGTTCACTGAAACCATTATCGACGCGGCGCCGCATATCCGGATCAAAGGCGAGAAGATCGATCCGATGCCGACCAACCTTTTTGATTCGCTGGCTGTTTCGAGAAAGGCTTTCGTGACCGACAATATCGGCAGGGATGAACCCGAGGAGGTGCGCAATTACGGGAGAATCCTCGATATTGTTTCATCTCAGGCGTTCTCCGGAAAAGTCGTCGCCGCGTCGCCGTTCGTCGAGTCGCAGATCATTGCAGTCAAGGGGAATCGCACCCAGCCGGTGGTGCTCAAGGGAGTGGATATTGATCGCGAAGATCGTATTAGCCACATCGGGCGCAGCCTTACCTCCGGCGATCTGGTGCTTTTCAGAAAAACCCCAGATGCGCTGCTGGTCGGCAGTTCCGTAGCCACAGATCTCGGCGTGGAGCTGAACGACCAGGTCACCATCATTACGCCCGACGGACGCAGTCGGCAGGGCAAGGTCACCGGAATATTTTTTACCGGTATTAACGCAGCCGATAACACGATTCTCTCGTCACTCAAACTCGGCCAGATTGTCGAGGGAATGCCACCCAACAAGGTTACCGGCATAGCGCTGAAGGTCGTTGATCCCCTCAATGATGCGCCACTGGCTCGGGATCTGGAGCGGATGACCGGCTACCGGTGCCTGACCTGGCAGGAGGAGAATGCCAGTGTGCTGGTGCTGTTCAAGCGGATCGGTTCCATCGTCCTGTCGCTCGTGGGATTCGTTGGCGTGGTGTCGGGATTTGGCGTGGCCAACATCCTTGTGACGACCGTGTTCGAGAAGAGCCGCGACATTGCCGTCATGAAGTCGTTCGGCTTCTCGTCGGCGCAGATGGTGGGGCTGTTCGTCTTCGAGGGCTTTCTCGTCGGCCTCGGCGGCGCGCTGACCGGCGGCATCTTGGCGACCGGCTCCATTGGCTTTCTGGCCAGCCTGCACATCGAAAGCTCGCAGGGGCCACTCACCAAAAGCGGCTTTAGCATGTCGTGGAATCCCTGGTACTTTTTCTTTGTCATCGTTGTGACGGTCATCATCAGCACGATTGCGGCAGCGATTCCTTCGCTCCGGGCAGCAAGGCTGGAGCCGGTGACGGTGTTGCGGGAGAGCAATTTGTAG
- a CDS encoding ABC transporter ATP-binding protein: MRMGAGAASGFRTQQDETLGNRKKGSVDRYIIKQLLGYIKPFKGLVAGAVALTAFGAILTPLRPWLTRIAIDDHIAKGDHKGLAVISLLMLLVIVLDGVKQYAATWLTQLIGQKAVYAIRLDIFRHLQRLPIRYFDRNPVGRIITRTTNDVEALNEMLSSSLITIIGDMLQLLFIVAMMFLTDWRLTLVVLSILPVMIYSTIFFKNKMRQAFLDVRTHLARLNAFFQEHITGMKVVQLFSREEAEFMKHSAINADHRDANIKTVFYFSIYSPLIEFLSSAAAGLVVWFSATRIMQTDLSVGVVVSFVQFIWLFFRPLQHLSDQFNIMQTAITSSDRIFRLLEEPLDAEPTESAHSLDSFRDRIRFDKVWFAYDEEHWVLRDISLEIKAGETVAIVGATGSGKTTLINILSRFYPYAKGSVTIDGIELSDIPRHDLRKLVGVVMQDVVLFTGSIRENLSFGDPSISDETIHEAARIVGADRFIEKLPDGYDYRIRENGSGLSAGQKQLLAFVRALLYNPDILVLDEATSSVDTETESLIEQATDRLMKHRTSIIIAHRLSTIQHADKIVVLHKGTIRETGTHQELLAQRGLYYKLYLLQHPERGRMEGAGVKNSPGQSDKSEPADLPSTNCSPATPSPAPALLPGAKESLPQSC; the protein is encoded by the coding sequence ATGAGAATGGGCGCAGGAGCGGCATCGGGATTCCGCACGCAGCAGGACGAAACCCTCGGCAATCGGAAAAAGGGTTCCGTTGACCGCTATATTATCAAGCAGCTGCTCGGCTACATCAAGCCCTTCAAGGGGCTGGTGGCGGGCGCGGTGGCGCTGACCGCCTTCGGCGCGATCCTGACGCCGCTGCGCCCCTGGCTGACCCGCATCGCCATCGACGACCACATCGCCAAGGGCGACCACAAGGGCCTTGCCGTCATCAGCCTGTTGATGCTGCTCGTAATCGTGCTCGACGGCGTCAAGCAGTACGCCGCCACCTGGCTGACACAGCTCATCGGCCAGAAAGCGGTCTATGCCATCCGCCTCGACATCTTCCGCCACTTGCAGCGCCTGCCGATCCGCTACTTCGACCGAAACCCGGTGGGGCGCATCATCACCCGCACCACCAACGACGTCGAGGCGCTCAACGAAATGTTGTCAAGCAGCCTCATCACCATCATCGGCGACATGCTGCAACTGCTCTTCATCGTGGCGATGATGTTCCTGACCGACTGGCGGCTGACGCTGGTCGTGCTGAGCATTTTGCCGGTGATGATCTACTCGACCATCTTTTTCAAGAACAAGATGCGCCAGGCGTTTCTCGATGTCCGGACGCATCTGGCCCGCCTGAACGCCTTTTTCCAGGAGCACATCACCGGCATGAAGGTGGTGCAGCTCTTCTCGCGCGAAGAGGCCGAGTTCATGAAGCACTCCGCCATCAACGCCGACCACCGCGACGCCAACATCAAAACGGTCTTCTACTTTTCGATCTACTCCCCGCTGATCGAGTTCCTCAGCTCGGCGGCGGCGGGTCTGGTGGTCTGGTTCAGCGCGACGCGCATCATGCAGACCGATCTGTCGGTGGGCGTGGTAGTGTCATTCGTGCAGTTCATCTGGCTCTTCTTCCGCCCGTTGCAGCACCTCTCCGACCAGTTCAACATTATGCAGACCGCCATCACCAGCTCCGACCGTATCTTCCGGCTGCTCGAAGAGCCGCTCGATGCCGAACCGACGGAGAGCGCTCACTCACTCGATTCTTTTCGGGATCGGATCCGTTTCGACAAGGTGTGGTTCGCCTACGACGAGGAGCACTGGGTGCTGCGCGACATTTCGCTGGAGATCAAGGCGGGCGAAACCGTGGCCATCGTCGGCGCAACCGGCAGCGGCAAGACCACACTCATCAACATTCTTTCGAGATTTTATCCCTACGCAAAGGGTTCAGTGACCATCGACGGCATCGAGCTGAGCGACATTCCCCGCCACGATCTGCGCAAGCTCGTAGGAGTAGTGATGCAGGATGTGGTGCTCTTCACCGGTTCGATCCGTGAGAATCTCTCGTTCGGCGATCCATCGATTTCGGACGAAACGATTCACGAGGCGGCACGCATCGTAGGCGCTGACCGTTTCATCGAAAAGCTGCCGGACGGCTACGACTACCGCATCCGCGAGAACGGCTCCGGCCTCTCGGCGGGCCAGAAGCAGCTTCTCGCCTTCGTGCGGGCGCTGCTCTACAACCCGGACATTCTCGTGCTCGACGAAGCCACCAGCTCGGTCGACACCGAAACCGAGTCGCTCATCGAACAGGCAACCGACCGGCTGATGAAGCACCGAACCTCGATCATCATCGCCCACCGCCTCTCGACGATCCAGCACGCCGACAAAATCGTGGTGCTGCACAAAGGCACCATCCGCGAAACCGGCACCCACCAGGAGCTGCTCGCCCAGCGCGGTTTGTACTACAAGCTGTATTTATTGCAGCACCCGGAGCGCGGCAGAATGGAAGGCGCGGGGGTGAAGAATTCGCCAGGTCAGTCGGATAAGTCCGAGCCGGCCGATCTTCCCTCTACAAATTGCTCTCCCGCAACACCGTCACCGGCTCCAGCCTTGCTGCCCGGAGCGAAGGAATCGCTGCCGCAATCGTGCTGA
- the glmM gene encoding phosphoglucosamine mutase, producing the protein MSLMISVSGIRGVVGKSLTPENLTAFTMAFATWIRRRKQALNPGSLAKPIIVIGRDSRPTGAVITGLVSNALSLCGCDVIDVGMTTTPTVEIATAGEGADGGLIVTASHNPVEWNALKMLDEKGEFLTASDVGELLEIAEKKAFDFARWDGIGTVTANGSWDAAHIDKILKLSCLDLDLVKSMNFRVLIDAVEGAGSYIVPELCRKLGITEIKTLACEGTGIFPRNPEPIEQNLRQTMAILASESCEFGIIVDPDVDRLALVCEDGTLFGEEYTLIACADFYLKHHKGPVVNNLSSSHALFDIARKHEVECFSAKVGEANVIEVMKEKEAVIGGEGNGGIILPELHYGRDALAGIALFIQAFAGWKSATGGTLSEFRKTFPDYFMSKKKVELTTLSKESLDRIFDTVAANHPDAECNRLDGLKLDFENGWVHLRPSNTEPIVRIYTEASTQAEADALAARFIEEIETAASANPAKN; encoded by the coding sequence ATGAGCTTGATGATCAGCGTCTCCGGCATCCGCGGCGTGGTCGGCAAGAGCCTCACCCCGGAAAACCTTACGGCATTCACCATGGCCTTCGCCACCTGGATCAGGCGGCGGAAACAGGCGCTGAATCCCGGCTCGCTGGCGAAGCCGATAATCGTCATCGGCAGAGACAGCCGTCCGACCGGCGCCGTCATCACCGGTCTGGTCTCCAACGCGCTCTCGCTCTGCGGCTGCGACGTGATCGACGTCGGCATGACCACCACGCCGACAGTCGAGATCGCCACCGCCGGTGAAGGCGCCGACGGCGGCCTGATCGTCACCGCCTCGCACAACCCCGTCGAGTGGAATGCGCTGAAAATGCTTGACGAAAAGGGCGAATTCCTCACTGCGTCCGACGTCGGAGAGCTGCTCGAGATCGCCGAGAAAAAAGCGTTCGACTTCGCCCGCTGGGATGGCATCGGCACCGTGACGGCAAACGGCTCGTGGGACGCCGCACATATCGACAAAATCCTGAAGCTCTCCTGCCTCGACCTCGACCTCGTCAAAAGCATGAACTTCCGGGTGCTGATCGACGCCGTCGAAGGGGCCGGTTCGTACATCGTGCCGGAGCTGTGCCGCAAGCTGGGCATCACCGAAATCAAGACACTCGCCTGCGAAGGCACGGGCATCTTTCCGCGCAACCCCGAGCCGATAGAGCAGAACCTCCGCCAGACGATGGCGATTCTTGCCAGCGAGAGCTGCGAGTTCGGCATCATCGTCGATCCCGACGTTGACCGGCTCGCACTGGTGTGCGAGGACGGGACGCTCTTTGGCGAAGAATATACCCTCATCGCATGCGCCGATTTCTACCTGAAGCACCACAAAGGCCCGGTGGTCAACAACCTGTCGAGCAGCCACGCGCTCTTCGACATCGCCCGCAAGCACGAGGTCGAGTGCTTCAGCGCGAAAGTCGGCGAGGCCAACGTAATCGAGGTGATGAAGGAGAAAGAGGCGGTAATCGGCGGCGAAGGCAACGGCGGCATCATTTTGCCGGAGCTGCACTACGGACGCGACGCGCTCGCCGGCATCGCGCTCTTCATCCAGGCCTTCGCCGGGTGGAAATCCGCAACAGGCGGCACGCTCTCGGAGTTCCGCAAAACCTTCCCCGACTACTTCATGTCGAAAAAGAAGGTCGAACTAACGACGCTCTCGAAAGAGTCGCTCGACAGAATTTTCGACACGGTGGCGGCAAACCATCCCGATGCGGAGTGCAACCGCCTCGACGGCCTTAAGCTCGACTTCGAGAATGGATGGGTGCACCTTCGCCCCTCGAACACCGAGCCGATCGTCAGGATTTACACTGAAGCCTCGACGCAGGCAGAGGCCGACGCCCTTGCCGCGCGCTTCATCGAAGAGATCGAAACCGCCGCTTCGGCAAATCCGGCCAAGAACTGA
- the rpsT gene encoding 30S ribosomal protein S20 produces MPLHKSAEKRLRQAARRNERNRARKKELKGVLKNMQKLIDANAAKSEVEAAYKAAVQKLDRLGVKRYIHPNKASRKKAQLTKALNNYTPTAS; encoded by the coding sequence ATGCCTCTACACAAATCAGCCGAAAAAAGACTCAGACAGGCAGCGCGCAGAAATGAAAGGAACCGTGCCCGTAAAAAGGAACTCAAGGGCGTTTTGAAGAATATGCAGAAGCTGATCGACGCCAACGCAGCAAAGAGCGAAGTCGAGGCGGCATACAAGGCTGCCGTGCAAAAGCTTGACAGACTTGGCGTGAAGCGCTACATCCACCCCAACAAGGCGTCGCGCAAGAAAGCACAGCTGACCAAAGCGCTCAACAACTACACGCCGACTGCTAGCTGA